ttataaaatgcaaaatggatcattttagttacatgaaattaaaagctttttgcacaaacaaaaccagtgcaaccaaggggagaagaaggaaagcagaaagactgCACACAATTTGAACAGCCAGTGTTTCTGTAAAAGGTTTCTTTTCTCACATATACAGAGAAGTGAGTCCAAtttctaagaatacaagttattccccagttaataaatggtcaaagcatatcaACAGGccattttcaaattaaataattaaaacctatctatagtcatatatcaaagtgctctaaatcactattgattagacaattacaaattaaaagaaatctgaagtaccatctcacacccatcagactgtCATGGGTAACatgccagaaaaggaaaatgataaatgttggagatgtgggaaaattacaacattaatgcattattggtggagttgtgaagtaattccaccattgtggagaacaatttagaactatgctcaacGGCTACCAAACTGTGTGTAccttttaatccagcaataccactactaggtctgtatcatagagatcataaaaaagggtaaaggacccacatgtacaagaatatttagagcagctgcttttgtggtggccaagaactggagactgaggggatgcccatctctTGGgcaatggttgaataagttgtggtataaaaatatatgttctaagaaatgatgagcaggaagacttcagaaaaacctggacttacaggaactgaggctgagtgaagtcaGGAGAAGCAGAACTCTGCACACAGAGCAGCTGCAGTGTACAATGAACAACTATGATAGCCATAGCTCTTCTCAACAACGCCAGAATCTGAGACAATTGCAagagactcaggatggaaaatgctgtgcACGTGCAGGGAAAAAACTAGCGGGTCAGAAtggagatcaaagcatgctatttgtgGGTGTATCACTGGCCTTTGcttatgtttcttcttccacaacatgactaatgcacaCATGTTTACATCATTGTATCTGTATAACTTATGGGAGGCTGCTTGGCCTCTTGTGGAGCGGGGAGGGGAGGATAAAGTGATTGATAAacaaatgtggaattcaaaacctTATTACCAAAAACGGAATATttacatgcagttgaaaaaggtaAACTActatttccagaaaaagaaaattgcaagtcattaataactacttttaaaaaatttagtggGATCACATTTGCAGAGCTAGAAGAGGCTTCAAAGGTCATCTGATGGAGccccctccttttacatatggggaaacagaggccaagaagtgaaatgaattgttcAAGGACGCAAGCAGCAATATGTCTGGCACTTCATCAATATGagctcattggattctcacaaccactTTATGACACATTCtgatgcccattttagagatggaagagttgaggctcagcttaagtgacttaccagagTCACGCACCCAGCGTCGTCCCCATGGGGGCATTGAAATTCAGCCTTGCATGCCCCATCGGCTGTGGCCCAGGCTACCTCTCAAACACCAATGTGGAGGGAGCAGGTATGCtctggggagggatggagggtgaTGAACAGGCCTTTTGAACACTTCTTGGAAAGAGCTAGTTTTGTTGAAATTgattctgcatttaaaaacaaataacccccaaaggagaaaggagaggagagacaaaagTTGCAGGGGTACGTCTggcctcttcctttccctgccaCATCCACGGGCATTTTGTGCCCACATGAGAGGCGATGTAAGCATGGTATTGTGCTGAAAACCCAGCAGTGAGGTCAGAGGATGAGTCCAAGCTCCAGCACTGTGTCTGGTCATGGAAGCAGTGAGGGgagtctgggcctcatttttctcatcctaaAGTGGTTATGGTTGTTGTCAAGGATGCAGGTGAAGCCTGCTGTAAGCCACAAAGCACTCCATCATCACCCTAAAGTATGTTCAGTCTCGTCCAATTCTGTaaccccatttgcggttttcttggcagagatattggagcagCTTTGTCAataccttctccagttcattttccagatgaggaagcagaggcaagtggggcaaagtgacttgcccagagtcactctactagtgaatgtctgaagcAACCTGAGGAGAACCTGGGCTTGAAACCAAGAAAATCCCGGTTCCAGTCCTGCCTTAGGCATGAACCAGGTGCATAGAGTGCAGGGCGAGTCAAggagctgctgcctgccttggtttccccagctgaaaaatgaggataactgCATTGAGTTACCAGGCTTGTGAGGGACAGAATGAAATGACCTTTGCAAGGCGCTTGATCAACCTTAGAGAGACATGTCATTGTTGTAACTATTAGTGGTATGGGCCTTAATCATCCTCCCTGTGCAGGCGTGCATTTCAGAGTTAAGATGCTGCAACCCACAGATGGGCTCCCATTTGGGCCACAttcttaaagagaaaagaatttctgaaCATTTCCCACTGCACCCTGACTGCTCACCTGCCCCGATTCTAGGCCTCTGAAAATCATCCAGCCCAAACTGGGAGGGTAGCACCAGAGAACACAGTACAGGTGTGTCTGGGCTGGGGATACCAGAGAACACAGGACACGGAACATGtgggctggggaggggaagacagcAAAAGGGGGAATGTCAGGACTGGGGGGGaccagagagcacaggatgaagaAGGTCCCAGCTGGCAGGGACAATGTCTGGGCCAGGATGGCCAGGGAAAGGCAGAGCTGGATGGATCCTTGGAACCCGGGCTGTCAGGGCAGAAAGGCCTCTCAGAACCTTCTGTGGCTCCTTGAATGCTCCTGAGGATCAGCTGTCTCACCCCAGTGTCCAGCCCTACTGAACTCAGCCACCGCAAACCCACCCTTGTCACTTGCTCCCAGCCCAGGTCACGCTTCAGAGTTTCTTGATCAAGTACCTCGACCTTCCCCAAAGCAACAGCTCCACATCAcatcctggaaattttttctttattaaccTAACCTTATAACCTTACCTTTTCTTAACCTGATGCTATAATGCTGGAACCTGACACCAGCCTGGAACTAGGTACCTAGCAACCTAGCACTAATGTACAGGTAAGGGACTGCTGGCTTGGACACGTGGGCGCTGTGAGCACCGTTCTCCCTCGCGGCCACCCACAGCTTCTGGGGGTCTCAGTCTCTATAGCCCCCAGGCCCAGTTTTGACTGCACAGGATGGCCAAGAGGGGCCTCCCTGCTCCCATCTCAAGGTGTCTTCAGGCCATATGACAGGCCCCCAAAGCGCTAGGATTCTGGCAGTGGTGGGGaatcccagaaggcagaactggtATGAGTGTGGTAACGCGGTTGACTCTGTTTGAATATGTCCTCAAGGTCCGGACTAAGGATGGTGCCAAAGAGCTGGTCAGTGTCAGGAGGCAAGTAGTACTGATGGATGATGGCCTGCCTGAGCTGGGACCCTGGGGCAGGAGAGTCAGGGGTCACACCAGAAGATGCCACCCAAGTCCTAATGACTCCCCCCATCAAGGCTGCTCCAATTCCCTTCTCATCAGCCCCTGTACTGCCATCCCTCACAGCTCAGAACCTTCCTCCCCTGACCTCAGGCCCCAGGCTCTCAGTAAGCTCAAGTCCTCTCCAGGCACCTCaatcccatcccttcctctcttgtCCCTGAAGGAGCCTCCTGAGAGCCCACCCTGCAGCATGTCTCTTcctttgccctccctccctccaatgaACTCCTTTCAAAAGTCAGATGCTCATCACTCCCTTCAAGTGCAACTGTCCCCAATAAACTTCTCAGTGCCAAATGGAACAGTCTTGGCTCTGCAGCAGATGGACCCCGGGCCACCTGCCCCTTGcctgcttctcctctttcctaacggacttctcttcatccttctcgATCGAGGCTCCCTACTGggcccccttctcctttctccctataCTGTCTCCTCTGGTGAAGTGGATCGCTCCCAGAGCTATGCATCCATGTagccctcccctctctcctgagTGCCAGTCCCAAATCATCAACTGCCTATTTCAACGGCTATTTCAAACAGGCTGTCCCACAGGGTTCTCAGATTCAGAATATCTGACATCCAGAATTCTCTCCCCTCACGGATACCTCCCTCTTACTGTTGAGAGGACTGCCCACCTGGCTCACAATCTCAGCATTACCCCCGACTCCTCACTCATTCTCCTCCCACATGGTCCATCAAGAACCAACTAAACCTTACACTATCTCCACTGTATCTGACACTGTTATTGATCCTGCCTCTCTCACCACTGCAGTTCACACAGGTCCCTGTGACCTCAACTGCATACTGCCCTCCCTGTGGGTCTCCCCTACCCATCCTCCACAAGACTACACAGGGAGTTTTCTAAAGGCCAGCAGGACGGACCACATCCCTCCCCTGTTTAGCCTCTAGATCAAATAGAAGTTTCCACTGACATTTAAAGGCCAAGCTTTACATCTTGTTCCCACCCTACCTTTCTAGACTTGTTAAGCACTGCTTCCCTTAGTACACCTCTGTCCAATCTAATGAGGGGTGTCATTTGAAATTAAGGGGGGAGGTCTACACTTACCAGTGGCCCAAGCAGGAATGGGCTTCCCGTGTTGGAACTCATCATCTGTGGAGTCATCACTATTCAGATCCATCCCACAATTGTCTGGGTTGGTCTTGGGCCCCCCCTTGGGGTCCTGGGGGGTCATTTCATAAGAGTTGCAAACCGCAgactgaagaagaaaggagaccTCTATTATCTCTTCCTGGCAACTTGGGCTgccagagctgaaaggaccttTGAGATGATCCAGTCCaaaccttccccctccccacttcactGATGAAGCGACTGAGATCCCGACTGGCCACAGGCCGAGAATAAGACTCAGGTTATGTCTccacctctctgaggctcagtttctcgaactgtaaaatgtggaaaattcACACTCAGCATCTAGCTGGGAGTCTCAGAGGAGATGATGTTTACAGAGACAGAAATCCCTGTTTGTGAAGAGTAAGTCTTGTGCCTGGCAGAGCCCAAAGACTTGTTTTCTGGGAATGTGTGAACTAACCCCACAGGGTTTGTGGGGCATCTTCATCTCCTTATGGACCAAGGACCAGATCACTGAGAGCAATGGGGAAGGCAGATGGAGATGGCCTCATCTTGATGTGTGTAGCTAAACCCTAGATAACACTCCTGAGGGCCAGGAGCTCTTGGACTTGACCACCTGCTGACTGAAAAAAGCCAAACGTCAATAAGTGGAATGGAAACTACAGTGCAGTCCCCTGCTGTCAGACAGAGCTGAGACAAGCCAGCAGAGCTTGGTTAAGCTGAAGGCTGGCAAGCAGTCATTGGCTGCCCACACAGACCTCCCCTTGAGGAATTTTCCCAAGGCTTTCTTTCCCTGCTCCTCCTTGGAGGTCACAGAATGTTGAGGAGGTTCAGAGTTTGACCTGAGTGGGACTTTGGGAGATCATTAAGACCATCCCACTGCCTCACTTTGGAGAAGATAACTCTGGGGCCCAGAAAAGCTAAGAGCTCACGCAACAAATGCTGCATGCTGAAGGCTGAGCTCCAACGTgttatcctgttttgtcattagCCCCAAGTGGTCTCAGATACAGCCTTGTGCTGCATCATACAATGGTGACCATGCCAGCCCATTGAACCCCGGTAACGGTGTTGAGAAGACGGAATTAAATAAGAATTCATGTCAATGTTAAGATGTGGTTTCGGACAATCCAATTTTGCAAGGGGGAAGTGTGTAGAGACAGCAGCTCATGTGAAAAGGATCCAGGACATTCAGGGGACAGGAAGTTCAGGGTATATCAGCAGTGACACGGCATcccagaaagacagggagaggcaGGTGGGCAGGACTTCCAAAAACAAGGAGGTAGCCCTGGTGCTTCTAGCCTCTGCCCCTTACCAGGATCAGGCTACACCCCATCGTTCGATGTTGATAAACCAGAAAGTCCCCAGATAGGGACAATCCAATGCCAAAGGACATGGGACTGCTGAGCCTGGAGGAGAGAACACTTGACTTGTGTCTTCACTTCCATGCATGGTGGGCTCCTGGCTGAGACCACAGAGGGCAGAATCAGGGGCAATTGGGGGAGGTCACCCTGGGCACATCCAGACATTCAGAACCCTCCAAAAATGCAATGGGCTGGCTGATCAAGTGATGGGCTCACTATTCTtgagagatcttcaagcagagtcCAAAGGACCTCTTATCCTGAGCACTGGAAGAAGACCAAGTTTGGGCCTGGCGAGTGGCCTAACAGCCCCCTAGGAGCTTGCCTTTCTACGTTTCTGGGCAGTGAGATGCAGAAGGGGCCTCACCTGCACGTGCGTGGTCTCATCCAACCATCTGTCAGAGGCCCCAGCAGCGGCTGCCACCACCTTGGCCTCCTTGGCCTTCTTCTCCTGCTCCTTCTGCAGCTTCTTTGGCTCCTGCTCTTGGTGCTGATATTGCTCCTAGGGCCACAACAGCATTGCATCAGCCCAGACAACTGCCCAAGGCGCTGCCCCTCACCATTTCCCTGTCCCAGGAAAACTCGAAGAGCCCAGGGGCAGCAGCCTCTGAAGGGACCATTGGAGGAGGAGGTAAGGGCTAGGGCTGTAGCCAAGACCAATGCCCACCCCAGGTCCCACCTAGTGCTTCACCCTCTGCTACTTCTCCTCCAGTTCCCTCTGAAATCTCTCCAACGGGAGCAGAGAATGGAGCCTTCTAACTCAACCCAATGCACAAGGCTTTGAGGTCCACTGCAGGCAAGCATCATGCTGACAACCATAGACACAGGCCATGCCTTGTGAACTAGTGAGCTCCCTGCTGCTCTGAGGAGTTCGAGTAAAGGCTAGACAGATGACCCCATCAGGATGCTGTGGAGGGCACACCTCCCTCTCACAGAACTAGGGTTGACATAACCTCCGAAGCTCACCACACAGACGCTACCCAAGGGATCAATCCTCCCTGAGTTCCAGCTCCCTCCTCGCACTGCCCTTTCTGCCGTCAACCGGAGACAAAATCTCCCGATTCATGCAGCTGGCTCAGCGTGGACTAAGAATTGGGAGAGTGGGAAGCATGGCAGTGGAGAGGATAGTGGGAGACAGCATTTTCAGGATGAGTGATACAACTGCGTTTGCTTGGTTCAAAAATTCAGGTGTCAGCCAATGTTCATCAAATCGAATAGACAAAAATCCTTCAAATGGATGAAACAAAAGTCCTTTCTGAAAAGATTCGGCCCAGAAATACTTTAAGCAGCGGCTCCTGAAGCACATTTAATGGCAAACTAGGGGGCTTTGGGAGGGAGCCAAGTCTCATGAGAATTCCCAGCTTGGGACCTCCCTCCACCACTGTCTGTCAACGTTTCTGGACCAGCTAA
The DNA window shown above is from Notamacropus eugenii isolate mMacEug1 chromosome 2, mMacEug1.pri_v2, whole genome shotgun sequence and carries:
- the LOC140522155 gene encoding inner centromere protein-like isoform X1, with the translated sequence MDQGEEPRKPPQSMRQKRSYKQAVSEPGEKWDHMDDEALTPCTKTAFPLCPGCKVRQEQYQHQEQEPKKLQKEQEKKAKEAKVVAAAAGASDRWLDETTHVQSAVCNSYEMTPQDPKGGPKTNPDNCGMDLNSDDSTDDEFQHGKPIPAWATGSQLRQAIIHQYYLPPDTDQLFGTILSPDLEDIFKQSQPRYHTHTSSAFWDSPPLPES
- the LOC140522155 gene encoding inner centromere protein-like isoform X2; translated protein: MDQGEEPRKPPQSMRQKRSYKQAVSEPGEKWDHMDDEALTPCTKTAFPLCPGCKEQYQHQEQEPKKLQKEQEKKAKEAKVVAAAAGASDRWLDETTHVQSAVCNSYEMTPQDPKGGPKTNPDNCGMDLNSDDSTDDEFQHGKPIPAWATGSQLRQAIIHQYYLPPDTDQLFGTILSPDLEDIFKQSQPRYHTHTSSAFWDSPPLPES
- the LOC140522155 gene encoding uncharacterized protein isoform X3 — protein: MDQGEEPRKPPQSMRQKRSYKQAVSEPGEKWDHMDDEALTPCTKTAFPLCPGCKVRQEQYQHQEQEPKKLQKEQEKKAKEAKVVAAAAGASDRWLDETTHVQSAVCNSYEMTPQDPKGGPKTNPDNCGMDLNSDDSTDDEFQHGKPIPAWATAVFRKS
- the LOC140522155 gene encoding uncharacterized protein isoform X4 translates to MDQGEEPRKPPQSMRQKRSYKQAVSEPGEKWDHMDDEALTPCTKTAFPLCPGCKVRQEQYQHQEQEPKKLQKEQEKKAKEAKVVAAAAGASDRWLDETTHVQSAVCNSYEMTPQDPKGGPKTNPDNCGMDLNSDDSTDDEFQHGKPIPAWATVFRKS